In Candidatus Margulisiibacteriota bacterium, the following proteins share a genomic window:
- the greA gene encoding transcription elongation factor GreA, with protein sequence MGELITKENFEKLQQKLDELKKRRVKISKTIGEAREHGDLRENSAYHAAKDEQGLNEMRIRELEARVANVTVVDKNDLPKGDGVTLGSTVKVKALDNGSEFEFTLVSDMEADPLESKISTDSPLGGAVFNHKIGDEVEVELPRGQVTYKIIEVQ encoded by the coding sequence ATGGGAGAACTAATAACTAAAGAGAATTTTGAGAAGTTACAGCAGAAACTGGACGAGCTGAAAAAACGCCGGGTCAAGATCTCGAAAACGATCGGCGAAGCCCGCGAACACGGCGATCTCCGCGAAAATTCCGCTTATCATGCTGCCAAGGACGAGCAGGGGCTCAACGAAATGCGGATCCGAGAACTCGAAGCCCGGGTCGCCAACGTGACCGTCGTTGATAAGAACGACCTGCCGAAAGGGGATGGCGTCACCTTGGGTTCGACCGTCAAGGTCAAAGCGCTCGATAACGGAAGCGAATTCGAATTTACCCTAGTTTCCGATATGGAAGCCGATCCGCTGGAGAGCAAAATATCGACCGATTCCCCGCTCGGCGGGGCGGTTTTTAACCACAAGATCGGCGACGAGGTCGAGGTTGAACTGCCGCGCGGCCAAGTCACCTACAAGATCATCGAGGTTCAATAA
- a CDS encoding glycoside hydrolase family 130 protein encodes MAKQKTPFGRNTEVLIANKHLGKPALHDPVVISRLFKRITNKTLKNIRPDQRRIITRPFRPASESHIANIVNRILALDETRVKIVLKQTLQDFAHRHKDILPVLKNNYQRIVKYAPDPAALSEERRLLLGACFTMEYSIESAALFNPSVVIYPKQNQMKKGQTRVIFSFRATGEGHISSIVFRSAIIDQDNSIFLEPISPFLGTPEIVLNATYDRELFKAKLEELGYFSEAAKAIDQRLPASFTPADLDQAIGVVRDGNLFTPADLDDTIVHIRWLAESNYEIFFPQGQLISERVIFPISQNESNGVEDARFVRFVDDDGSVTYYATYTAYNGREILPQLIETKDFHHFKISTLNGPMARNKGMALFPRKINGRYAMITRIDGESLYLSYSDNIHFWFDGVKIEEPANSWELVQIGNCGSPLETKKGWLLLTHGVGPMRKYCIGVSLLNLKDPAKVIGRLAEPLLAPREEERAGYVPNVVYSCGAIILNGELIIPYAISDSESHVASIPVNELLEKLLKKG; translated from the coding sequence GTGGCTAAACAAAAAACACCTTTCGGGAGAAACACCGAGGTTTTGATCGCCAACAAGCACCTGGGCAAACCCGCCCTCCATGACCCGGTCGTTATTTCACGCTTGTTCAAGCGGATCACTAATAAAACCTTGAAGAATATCCGCCCGGACCAGCGCCGGATCATTACCCGCCCTTTCCGCCCCGCCAGCGAGTCCCATATCGCCAATATCGTCAACCGGATTTTGGCGCTGGATGAGACAAGAGTCAAAATCGTCTTAAAGCAAACGCTTCAGGATTTCGCGCATCGCCACAAGGATATTCTCCCCGTCTTGAAAAACAATTACCAGCGGATCGTCAAATACGCCCCGGATCCGGCAGCGCTGTCGGAAGAGAGACGCCTTTTGCTCGGCGCCTGTTTTACCATGGAATATTCCATCGAATCGGCCGCCCTCTTCAACCCCTCGGTCGTTATCTATCCCAAGCAAAACCAGATGAAGAAGGGACAGACCCGCGTTATTTTCAGCTTTCGCGCGACCGGCGAGGGACACATTTCGTCGATCGTTTTTCGCAGCGCCATAATCGACCAGGACAACTCGATCTTTTTGGAGCCGATCAGCCCTTTTTTGGGCACCCCCGAGATCGTTTTGAACGCGACCTACGACCGGGAACTGTTCAAGGCCAAACTCGAGGAGCTGGGCTACTTTAGCGAAGCGGCCAAGGCGATCGACCAGCGCCTGCCGGCCAGTTTTACGCCCGCCGACCTGGACCAGGCGATCGGCGTTGTGCGCGACGGCAATCTTTTTACGCCGGCCGACCTGGACGACACAATTGTCCACATCCGGTGGCTGGCCGAATCAAACTATGAGATCTTTTTCCCGCAAGGCCAGCTGATCTCGGAACGGGTCATTTTCCCCATCTCGCAGAACGAAAGCAACGGGGTGGAAGACGCCCGCTTTGTCCGTTTTGTCGACGACGACGGCAGTGTCACCTACTACGCAACCTATACCGCTTATAACGGCCGGGAAATACTGCCGCAACTGATCGAGACAAAAGATTTCCACCATTTCAAGATCTCCACCCTGAACGGACCGATGGCGCGCAATAAGGGGATGGCCCTTTTCCCCCGCAAGATCAACGGCCGCTACGCCATGATCACCCGGATCGACGGGGAAAGCCTCTACCTAAGCTATTCCGATAATATTCATTTTTGGTTCGACGGGGTTAAAATAGAAGAGCCGGCCAATAGCTGGGAACTGGTCCAGATCGGCAACTGCGGCTCGCCGCTCGAAACCAAAAAAGGGTGGCTCCTGCTGACCCACGGCGTGGGGCCGATGCGCAAATACTGCATCGGAGTTTCGCTGCTCAACCTGAAAGACCCGGCAAAAGTGATCGGGCGGCTGGCCGAGCCGCTGCTGGCGCCGCGGGAAGAAGAACGCGCCGGTTACGTGCCGAACGTCGTCTACAGTTGCGGCGCGATAATCCTCAACGGCGAACTGATCATCCCTTACGCTATTTCCGACTCGGAATCGCACGTGGCCAGCATTCCGGTCAACGAACTGCTCGAAAAACTGTTGAAAAAGGGCTAA
- a CDS encoding glycosyltransferase has translation MLRSELNVAFVGNYSPRICGIATFTTDLCEATAKLLSPRSNVFALAVNDTERGYSYPRRVEFTLQRNQQSDYYEAANFINASNADVACVQHEYGIYGGWDGIYILSLISSLSVPVVVVLHTVLKNPTPNQKKIVQEMAQRANQLVVMSELAVTLLQEVYAVPADKIRLLYHGTPDFTSLDNGHYKKRFQVEGKQTLLTFGLLSPNKGIETVIKSLPAIVKEFPKLIYVVLGKTHPNVIKEYGEKYRAGLVALVDELGLAEQVIFEDRFVSLEELYAWLMAADIYITPYLNEAQIVSGTLSYAIGAGNAIISTPYWYAKEMLAEGRGRLIDFADSDALAGTLRELLSDKAKLKQLRAKTYEFGRQMRWSKVAEKYLEMFRQTKTIATRTLALKTPALLREPMFDLAHLKRLTDDTGLIQHAKYIVPDRHTGYCLDDNSRALMLCAWAFFLVQSDEAKALISTYFSFTHFMQNPDGSFRNFIDYQRHFLDETGSDDACGRALWALGYLIWRPPRNAYRSLACECFRKALPQVRKLNLRGKALAMLGLASYLRCYQGDESAAALLRECADHLLALYQEVATDDWRWFENILCYDNGILPMALFQSYSILRDEKYLKVARETLGFLEKTTSQNGRLSIVGSRGWYKRGGEKAQYDQQPIDATAMVLAYQSAYRVTREKEYLKKMRWAFGWFLGENDMGMSLYDHETKGCADGLLPEGVSLNQGGESTVSFLMALLAMIEEYEIEGA, from the coding sequence TTGTTAAGATCCGAGCTTAATGTCGCTTTTGTTGGTAATTATTCCCCGCGTATTTGCGGGATTGCTACTTTTACGACCGATCTTTGCGAGGCGACCGCTAAACTTCTTTCTCCCCGCTCAAATGTCTTTGCGCTTGCCGTCAACGACACCGAGCGGGGGTATTCTTATCCGCGCCGGGTGGAATTTACCCTGCAAAGAAACCAGCAGAGCGATTATTACGAAGCGGCAAATTTTATCAATGCCAGTAATGCCGATGTGGCCTGCGTTCAGCATGAATACGGGATTTATGGGGGCTGGGATGGGATCTATATCCTTTCACTGATCTCCAGCTTGAGCGTGCCGGTGGTTGTGGTCCTGCACACGGTGCTTAAAAATCCCACACCCAACCAGAAAAAGATCGTCCAGGAGATGGCCCAGCGGGCCAATCAGCTGGTGGTGATGAGCGAGCTGGCCGTGACCTTGTTGCAGGAAGTTTATGCTGTCCCGGCCGATAAGATCAGGCTGCTCTATCACGGGACTCCCGATTTTACCTCGCTGGATAATGGCCACTACAAAAAACGGTTTCAGGTGGAAGGGAAGCAGACGCTCTTGACCTTTGGCTTGCTTAGCCCAAATAAGGGGATTGAAACGGTCATTAAATCGTTGCCCGCCATTGTCAAAGAATTTCCCAAGCTGATCTATGTGGTTTTGGGAAAAACCCATCCTAATGTCATCAAGGAATACGGCGAAAAATATCGGGCCGGCCTGGTCGCGCTGGTCGATGAGCTGGGATTGGCAGAGCAGGTGATTTTTGAGGACCGCTTTGTCAGTCTGGAAGAGCTCTACGCCTGGTTGATGGCGGCGGATATCTATATTACTCCCTATTTGAATGAGGCGCAGATCGTCAGCGGGACCCTGTCTTACGCGATCGGGGCGGGGAATGCTATTATTTCCACTCCTTACTGGTATGCGAAAGAAATGCTGGCTGAAGGCCGGGGACGGCTGATTGATTTTGCCGACTCCGACGCTTTGGCCGGTACATTGCGCGAGCTTTTGTCGGACAAAGCCAAATTAAAGCAGCTGCGCGCCAAGACTTATGAATTTGGCCGACAGATGCGCTGGAGCAAAGTCGCGGAAAAGTACCTGGAAATGTTCCGGCAGACAAAAACGATCGCGACCAGGACTTTGGCGCTGAAAACTCCCGCGCTCCTGCGCGAGCCGATGTTTGACCTGGCGCACTTAAAGCGGTTGACCGACGACACCGGTCTGATCCAGCACGCCAAATATATTGTTCCCGATCGGCATACCGGTTATTGCCTGGACGACAACTCCCGGGCGCTGATGTTATGCGCCTGGGCGTTTTTTCTGGTGCAGAGCGACGAGGCCAAGGCGCTGATCTCCACTTATTTCAGCTTTACCCATTTTATGCAGAACCCTGACGGGAGCTTCCGGAATTTTATCGATTACCAGCGTCACTTTCTGGATGAGACCGGCTCGGACGATGCTTGCGGCCGGGCGCTCTGGGCGCTTGGCTATCTTATCTGGCGGCCGCCGCGTAACGCCTATCGCTCCCTGGCCTGCGAATGTTTCCGCAAAGCTTTGCCCCAGGTGCGCAAGTTAAACCTGCGCGGGAAGGCCTTGGCGATGCTCGGTTTGGCTTCTTATTTGCGCTGCTATCAGGGGGATGAAAGCGCCGCCGCCTTGTTGCGCGAATGCGCCGACCATCTTTTAGCTTTATATCAAGAGGTGGCGACCGATGATTGGCGCTGGTTTGAAAATATCCTTTGTTATGACAACGGGATCCTGCCGATGGCTCTCTTTCAGTCTTATTCCATTCTTCGCGATGAGAAATATTTGAAGGTTGCCAGGGAAACGCTGGGATTTTTAGAGAAAACCACCAGCCAAAACGGGCGGCTTTCTATTGTCGGAAGCCGTGGCTGGTATAAAAGAGGCGGGGAGAAAGCCCAGTATGACCAGCAGCCGATCGATGCCACGGCGATGGTTCTGGCATATCAGTCCGCCTACCGGGTGACCCGGGAGAAAGAATATCTTAAGAAGATGCGCTGGGCGTTCGGTTGGTTTCTCGGCGAGAACGACATGGGGATGTCTTTGTACGATCACGAGACCAAAGGCTGTGCCGACGGCCTGTTGCCGGAAGGGGTCAGTTTGAACCAGGGCGGGGAGAGCACCGTTTCTTTCCTGATGGCGCTTTTGGCGATGATCGAAGAGTATGAGATCGAAGGGGCTTAG